The DNA sequence ttactggcaccactttttgggatttctgcgatgacagaggcatagtcataaaatatgtgtcagtggcacatccacgtgccaacggtcaagttgaacgtgctaacggaatgatcgttgacgccctaaagaaaaggttgtacaccgaaaacgacagagcacccggtcgatggatgaaagaattgccggctgtggtctggggcctccgaactcagaccagtcgaaacacaggggtgtctccctacttcatggtgtacggtgcagaggcggtcttgccgtccgacatacacttcggatctcctagaatcgagcacttcgaccaggcgaccgccgacaacgccagaggactcgaaatcaattgcatggaggaaaggcGTTTAGTgtcgtgtctccgaacagcaaaatatctcgcagcagtcaggcgatactacaacaggaatgtcaaggaccgttctttcgtggtcggcgatctggtgcttcgatggaaaacaagccaggagggaatgcacaagctatccactccctgggaaggacctttcgtggtgaccgaggtcacacgacctacgtcctacagattggcatacccagacggaacacgagtgcctaactcttggcacatcgacaaactgcgacgtttctatccataaagttttaatgactttcttttgtaagtatcttataatttttgataatgctctatttttggcccataccttgtcacacacagcactcggcaaaactcctgcaacggatgctcttagcgacaaccaagacaaatacggtgacacgtcactcagatattcttacagcgctcaaaacaacagtcatgacaaaaagcaaactttattacaaactttacatacaaagtttacaataaataccctgacgggcaaacactagtctattcctacagactactttattagcctggctgctcgggctgatcacccgcctggccctgctgcccggacgaaggggtcggggccaccggcgcctggctggtcgagaccgcaggcgtcgaccgcccatctcccgcaacggacgcgcccgacaactccctggccgacctatctgagctcggctggtctggaggagtggccgttccgcacagattgatgtcgccgatcactgtcgacgacaagtccagcagattaccccgaagttcgtccgcttcctgtgggccgacttccttcgggtaccccttctccagcctgctcaagtcgaccagggggtagtgggcgcgcaccatgctgaggacgtgcgcgccggcaaactccccggcgtccttcacaaactgctggagccagtcccacgcccgttgcgccttctcgactggggtcaactgcggcgcgcggggctggctctccgggagctcgggactgatcaggtctaggaccggggacactcctttccagatcctgcaacagttgaccttccaggagtcgcggtccttgatcaggtcatccaggtgctttttggtgttcaccttgagcactgcaaacgaaatgaaacgttactttcggcataccagacaaataaaggggcaggcagcaaccaacaaggcggcacccattaccagatagctcccggtcttttcgacccaattcctcttctgctcgccgcccggactccagcgcaccggcgagctgttggctgagctgctccttctcttgttggaggctcgccacctcctcctccaagtctgcgtgaatcctaaactggtcagcaaagcaaactatacaagtacgcgaagctgctcggagcgtgtgactaaccttcctgcagccggtactggtcggccagacgacgagcgaggtcgagacgacgctccttttcggcactcatctcgaccaccttctccctgACCTCCgcgcgcaaccggtctacctctgcggcaagggccttgttctcggccacgacgccttctatctggtcaaagcaccgtttccggtacttcgccgttttcattacgtcctacaaagcaagcatataacgaccatgcaagacaaggcaaaagaatgcgcagcagtacaaagagccgcttaccttgacctcgtcgacaaggcgcttggccgcgcgctccaccctggcggcctcttcggtctcggcgagctcctcatgaccgataaagtgatccccgcgttggctccacacatacacgtgttggcggccatcacggggacgaccctcgatctcttccacctcgtcatcggaggccgcccgggtttcctcctcctgtgctgcgtcacccctggtggtggtcccaggcatgactggcccttggaccagacctggggagcccgcagccgaagaggctcctgctcggggcggcggggggacttcactccccccggcaggaggagcggtcggagatcttcccttctctgaggagtcagttgggggagcctctccagccctggtcgggctgcttgttgtagtcggcgccgcgcttgggagcccctcggtgctcccaggcgcgactgcagctgttggctgctctgtggtctggggggccgcatccccagaaccgcgggcaggctcgcccgttccctggctggcagtttggccagggtcgacatccgatgccgcactacaggaacaaaaagttaaaaaaaaagaggagtccaaattacgtaagtcgaacacttacaggtctgaccgacggtgggtcgcggtgaacctcctcctcgcccggccggtcggcacctgtgcccccgtctcggcaacttgcggggcagcggcgccgctggccactcgatcagtggcgaccggcgcagtgtctgggcggctccgaggccgtcggaccaacgacggcgcagcctcctcgtcgtcgtcgtcgtcgacgatccacacgagccgacgacgcttcggtgcttggctgctctccgccggtagatctgccggcagctccggtgtcggcaagggatctgccggcaatggccttttccccgctaccctctcctcggaggtcgggacggggcgggctcggtcttcctcactgctggtgtaatgagtacaccgagcagcgtcctcctctggcgggacctctcccaccggattttccatccccggtgccagtgatacatacactgcgcaccggtcgacatcaccgacctgcaaaaagcaacagagatgagtcaactgcagacgatatacgaatgatcaaacagaatctgctacatacctttggtgctggtcgtcctaacttgaaggcttgcacccgatcactgccacggatgaagcccccatccgcgaagttaaacagctcgttcaacagctgttgtacctccgctttctccaagatctccgaccgcatcctggtcgggtctgcgcttccggcatactcgtacgccgagtgcaccctcttctggcagggcatcacccggcggcaaatgaagttgccgaccacgccaagcccgtctaggcgcgaccagtcgatcagcttcatgagatccgccactggaccgtcgaactccggacggtcggtccagctcgccctcttctcgggaacgtatcccacgtcgcagaacgtggagctgcccggttcttccctgatgtagaaccacttcctgtaccattcggtcaaggaagtgttccatgggcagtgcaggtagcgattcttcatcccatcacgaaggttgaggtatactccacctgcaaccttggagcctccaactgctcccttcttcctcaggcagaaaagataccggaaaagatcgaagtgcggctctatgccaacataggcctcgcacaggtggatgaaggtggaaataaggagaattgagttcgggtgcagattgcaaatcccgatctcatagtacaaaagaagaccttgaagaaaaggatgaacaggaacaccaaagcctctcttaacgaaatcttcaaaaacgacgatctcaccggcgcgagggtcggggtagctctccccctccggtgccctccagccgccgagctctgcgccgtgcagaagccccatatcgacgaggtcaccaagagattttgtggtgctgcgagacttcttccactccttggccatcagttcggccctcttcctggagtcgctcttcgccattagaggtgcgaatgtgggctggagttaggaagatgcaggagattggagaagatgagagcggaaggtttgaaggcaatggcaggagaagcggtacaggcggtcctattaggcccttataaacccgcgaccccacctctcccacttcctgtattctcgggaagtgggcaggccatgcggcggacgcggcgtttcggtttacaatgattatagacaattaatgcggcggagttttcgtaccaattgatggtttccttttctcaaaccatgcaaagagcggttgtacagttgccaggtgcagcttttcatgcatccgtctgacatatcgtcaggagaccccgtcacgtcaactttaactggaaagatcttttcaaaagtaagaagacacacacgccagtgagtcaacaatccggggactgcaccgaccaccgagcactcgacgctcggggactggtcgcccagtctatcagctcggaacttcaaggactgcaccgaccaccgagcactcgacgctcggggactggtcgcccagtctatcagcacggaacttcaaggactgcaccgaccaccgagcactcgacgctcggggactggtcgctcagtctatcagctcaaagctttaaagtatgcaccgaccactgagcactcgacgctcggggactggtcgtacagtatagcaacatataattccaagaagcacactaagtgctaggggactggtcgattggtcttttcgattgcagacgagcatgacatgctcggggactggtaaattcaatttttttagaccttgctacaaggctcatacttcgccttccagcaagctcggggactacatcggtacgatgcatctagcgatgcatctcagtctcaaaactattttggggaattttcttttgaccctggcaccacgtgcctacgtcacctactaccaggctcggggactaagtgggcacacttcacctagcggtgaatttgcttgcttttttgatgcttctacctttcaaaaaggtaaagtgggcacacttcaccaggaaagaaattttttttagagcaccatgcattcttcgaacaacctgtttcttcgacgtcaatgttgatcaactgtctttcgagttggtcaaggaaccgttgcaactgtttgggcgattttccaacttattgaagacgacaagcctcgctgatcgaagaagctcaagacggcgtgttgcatcacaatacatggtgctcggggactagctgtgggggtataaacccctatacccttacggctagactttagccaggaagcttggcccactacgagacgagttcaaggcttgatccgacagctcggagtttcgcacaaggaaacaagacgtggagatcaagcaggattctagtcggttggaataggaattgatatcgaattatctatggcaattgtaaccgactaggattagtttctagatctgtaaccctgccctccagactatataaggaggggcaagggaccccctaggacagatcatacatcatattctctcaacacaaatcaatacaaccagacgcaggacgtaggtattacgccaactcggcggccgaacctggataaaaagcttgtccgtgtcttgcgtcaccatcgagttcgtagtttgcgcaccgtctaccgataaactactaccgtgggtataccccaaggtagactgccgaccagctttcgtcgacacccgGTTGGTAACACTAACTGAGACTAAAAGGtgaccttttagtcccggttgaagTCACCAACACGGATTAAAAGTCTTTTATCCAGGACTAAAGGTCCACTATGAGTGAATTCAAAGGGAAGAGCGTCCAAGACATCGTTACATGTAGTGTGCAGTTGAGTTGGTAAGGAAGATATACCCGCGAGGCAAGAGGTCTTGGGTTCAGATCTCACACACGCAAGAGGGAGGTCTGCAGGATTTCAATTATTTTTGAGTTTTCAAGATGGTTTTAATCCCGGTTGTGTGTCCTGGGACTAAAAGCCTGGAACCTTCAGTCTTGAATCCCCAATCCCGGTTGGGAATTAGAACCCATGTGTCTACTAGTGGAGATGGTGGGGATGCATGGGCAATTGAGTTGTCAAATTGGTTTTTTTCCATCTTTGGCGAGGAAGAGCTGTCAAATTGGTTGACGATGACAACTAGCTTTAGTTGTTTTTTTGATAGCTAAATATCTGAAATGGTAGAGTAACACGAAATGCGATCGGGCTTGATTGTGTAGGAATTTCCCCCTCACACACACCGCTTTCAAGCTCATCTTATCTTATAGACAAAAAGGTAAAAGTATATATACTGTACTAAAGAAGGAAACTGAAACAAAGCCGGCTAGTTTTTAAGAAGAGATTTCTTTGCACATACGCATCCCAGAAGCCAAGACTTGCCATAAAAGTAACACTGTTCCTCAATGTCCAGATGCACGGAGCAGTCACAATGTCCAGATAGCAACCCCAGATAATTGCCAGCCAAATAGGCCCCGCCGGCCCTGAGTTTTTGAGGCCTGGGGTGAAACAGAAATCCGGGGCCACACTTTATACATACATGTAGTTGTTgtaaatacatatatataaccAAAATCTAGTTCTCAATTCATTCCATAAGTTCATACTGGTAATATGCTCAGCACTAATTTTATGTTCCTCTCATTGATATATTTCCAGTCTTTATACCCATCACCCCCCCCCCCAATGAACTATTGCACTTCGTAGAATTAAAAATCTTACAACAAATACATTTATCCAAGTGTTTGGAATAAACTAGCCATTTTCTATCACGTAGCTCTCCATTACTCATTTTTCTTTGATAATGAGAATATGCAAAATGCATTAAATTATCATCCAAGGAGAATACAATATTATCTTCTCTTATGGGCCCCTTTTTAACTAATATATCCCTTGCTTTGTTATCAATATTATCCCAATTTCTTGATCATAAATATCCATGTGACACACCGATTCCTCATCAATACTAGTATTTTTTCCGTAGCATTTGAATTAAATATGTGCTAATTATTACTCACATCGATAATTTCTCCCATTTCAATGCTTGTGATCAGAAGGACCTTCATCTTATGGAACAATATATACTGGATCCTTCCATATAACTACCGCCAACTAATTTGGATCTCTTGAAGTGTTTGAATTTTTCTTGAGAAACTTATGCATCGAACCCCTCTGTGATTGtgctttcttttttctttttccattgCCAGAAGCATATTTTTTTCCTATTGTACACAACCAATTTGGCTAAGGTTGTATAGTATTTGTCTGGGTGATCTCTTCTTTTCAATATAGCGGGTAGCTCTCCTACCAATTCGTTTAAAAAATATAAGGGCGCTTAATAGAAGCTAACTCATGTATTTGGTGGTATTCCATGGCTCCATCCTAAAATATAAGCTTGGTAGCCAATCAATTTTCGAACAAAAATAACCACTTTTGCAAAAGACTAACTTTCCTCACTAACTTTACCTCGCTAATTAGTTGTAGTAGTTTGGTTATCCATTTGCTTACTTAGTTTAGTTATCAACTTGCTTAGTTTCCTAGTAACCCCTACAAGTCTAAAAAGGCATACACATGCACGCCATTTATTTTGTCTACTAATTAGTTGGAGACCCGTACGTGTTGACCCTTGAATAGGTTAGGATTAGGAGGGTCAACTGAGAAATCAAGAGTATGTTCGTTTGGCAGAAAAGTCataactaaaaatattatttgctgatttattataagaaaaaaacACTACTAAATGATTGGTAGATTTGACACATAAACTCCACCGAATAGGCTCTAAATTAGAGGCTCCATCGATCGATCACGATTGTCTTTTTAATTTGGGAGTAGAGCTACAGAGTCGGCGGGCCTAGAGATATGAATACAATCGACTAGATTATGACACCTATAATAGTATATAGCTTTTTAATATGGATAGCCCGGACATGTTTCGTAGCCCTGTTTTGCAGTATACTTCAGCAGTATTTTTTGCAAAGAAACATTGTTCTCCTCTCataatggccttgtttagttcaccctaaaaaccaaaatttttcaagattctctttcacatcaaatcttacagcacatgcatggagcattaaatgtaaacgaaaataaaaactaattcacagtttgtctgtaaatcacgagacgaatcttttaaacctagttactctataattggataatatttgtcaaataaaaacgaaagtggtacagtatcaaaattcaaaaaaaaaattcggatctaaacaaggccttacagcaGCACCAGCGGGGATCGTCAAAACATTAAATACAAAACAGTGTTAGCTAGTGGATCGTTAAAGTACGTAGATAAAAAACAATCAACCATCTTGAGCAATGCTCATTTAGGTCGTGTTTAGTTTATAAAGCGAAAAAATTCATAATACTATtgtattttttgtttgtttatgacaattattgttcaaccatggactaactaggttcaaaatatttgtcttgtaaattttgactaaactgtgcaattagtttttattttcatctatatttaatactctatgcatgcgtctaaagattcgatgtgataggaaatcttaaattttttttggggttttgggtggaagtaaacgagGCCTCGATGGGAGCATCAAGTCCGCGAGAAaattttacttccaaaaaaatttgcaaaataagaatagtagcccttttgtttgtacttgacaaatattgtctaatcataaactaattaggcttaaaagattcatgccgcaaattacagataaactgtgtaattagttatttcttttatctatatttagtgctttatgcatatgacgtaagattcgatgtggcgggaaatttgaaaaaatttgcaaaaagcCCTAGTATATATCTGTGTAGTAGCTTCCAAGAGGACGGGCGCTGGCATTAAAAATGACTCAGATACTGTGCTCGTGCGTGATGTGTTTCCGCACCTGCTACTGCTACCAGCAGAGACCTTTATTGTTGTGGTTTGAGCACTTTCCCATGTTTGActagctaggccttgtttagtttcgaaaagtgaaaagttttcggtaccgtagcactttcgtttgtttgtgacaaatattatccaatcatggactaactaggatcaaaagattcatctcgtgatttacagctaaactgtgtaattagtttttgttttcgtctatatttaatgtttcatgcatgtgctacaacatttgatgtgacagggaatcttgaaaattttttggttttcagagtgaactaaacaaggctctagtCACCAAATCAAATTGAAGCACTCACTCCTGCCTGCGTGCCTATccttccatccatccatccatccatcacaAAATggcaacatgcatgcatgcatatatggatTTCATTCAACGCGAGGGAGTGCAGCCAAAGCTTGCCGTACGTCGTTCATTGTGCCACTGCATACGAAAGCTAACTGCCGGAcggacgtacgtacgtacgtgtaaaaaaaatttggattctACCTACTACTAGTGTCAGCAGGTGACTATACGGTGGTCGTCGTAGTAGGCGCGAGACGTATAGAAAGAGTCCCCCGGTTCCCGTTCTCACTATGTTCATCTGCCACACCACCtcacatgcatgcatcatgCCACAACCAAGCAGCATGTCACTTGCTTCCATTGCCACCCTTCTCCACCTCGCGTTCACGGCAGGACTTGCGGCGGACACCGTCTCGGCGCGGCGGCCGCTGCGGGGCAACGACACGGTGGTCTCGCCGCAGGGCAAGTTCGAGCTCGGCTTCTTCAGCCCCGGCGGCTCCGGACGGTTCTACCTCGGCATCTGGTACAAGAACGTGCCCGAGCAGACCGTCATCTGGGTCGCCAACCGTGTCAATCCCCTGTCCACTGTTgccgcctcctccaccgagctCCGTGTCTCTTCCTCCTCCGGCAACCTCGAGCTCGTCGGGCTCACCCCATCCGGATCCTCTGGCTCTGCCACGCCAGCCGTCGTGTGGTCGTCGaacctgtcgtcgtcgtcgtcgtcgtcgtcgtccaacGTTGCCGTGATGCGCGACAACGGCAACCTGGTCCTCCTCGACGGCGGCGACAGCAACTCCACCGTGCTGTGGCAGAGCTTCGACCACCCGACGGACACGCTGGTACCCGAGGCGTGGCTGGGCGAGGACAAGGTCACCGGCGAGTACCAGACGCTGACGTCGTGGCGCAACGCCGAGGACCCATCGCCGGGGATGTTCACCAACACGGTGGACCCTTACAACGGCAGCAGCAGCGAGTTCTTCTACCTCTGGAACGGCTCCCACGCCTACTGGCGCAGCGGCGTCTGGACGGGCCGCGTCTTCGCCAACGTGCCGGAGGCCGTCAACAACGTGCTCTTCAACGAGACCTACGCCGACACGCCGGCGTACCGCCGCGTCACCAGCGTGCTCTACGACAACGCCACCGTCACGCGCTTGGTCATGGACCTCACCGGCCAGACCAAGCAGTTCATCTGGGTCCCCGCCACCCAGAGCTGGCAGTTCTTCTGGGCGGCACCCACCGTCCAGTGCGACGTCTACGCGCTCTGCGGCGACTTCGGCGTCTGCAACCAGAGGACCCAGCCGCCGTGCCAGTGCCCGCCTGGGttcgcgccggcggcggaccgGGACTGGGGGCTCAGCGACTGGACCGCCGGCTGCCGTCGGACCCTGCCGCTCCAGTGCGGGGGCAACGGATCGACGGACGGCTTCCTGGAGCTGCCGGACATGAAGCTCCCTGACGATGACGACACGGCGCTGTCCATGGCGGCCGCCCAGAGCAAAACAGACTGCGAGTTGGCTTGTCTAAACAACTGCTCCTGCCAGGCCTACACCTTctctgccggcggcggcggcggctgcgccGTCTGGCACCACGGATTCCGCAACCTTCAGCAACTGTTTCCAGGCGATGCCGGGGGCGGGGGTTCAtcgtcgtcggcgtcgtcgaGCCTGTACCTCCGGCTGTCGGAATCTGAACTGCGGCATCTGCGCGGCGCCAAGGGGAGGAGCAAGAACAGGCGGTGGCTCGCCATTGGCATCGTTTTGGCTTGCGTTGCCGCACTGGGCGTATCGGCAGTAGCAGCGTGGATCCTCGTGTCCAGGAGACGACGACGAGCTGAAATGGCGAAGCAGCAGAAGGGCTCCTCGTCCCTTGTAGTGTACAGCTACGGCGACCTCCGGTCGGCGACGAGCAACTTCTCGGAGCGGCTGGGCGGCGGAAGCTTCGGCTCGGTGTACCGCGGCGTGCTGAACGGAGACGGACACACCCAAGTGGAAGTGGCCGTCAAGAAGATGGAAGGTCTCCGGCAGGGCGACAAGCAGTTCAGGGCGGAGGTGAACACGCTAGGCCTCATCCAGCACGTCAACCTCGTCCGGCTCCTCGGCTTCTGCTGctccggcgacgacgacgacgacggcgacaagCTGCTGGTGTACGAGTACATGCCCAACGGCTCCCTGGAGTCGTACCTCGCCGGTTCGTCGTGCCCTAGCTGGCGCCACCGCTACGGCGTCATGGTCGGCACCGCCAGGGGACTCGCCTACCTCCACGACGGCTGCCGGGAACGCATCATTCACTGTGACATCAAGC is a window from the Sorghum bicolor cultivar BTx623 chromosome 5, Sorghum_bicolor_NCBIv3, whole genome shotgun sequence genome containing:
- the LOC8086020 gene encoding G-type lectin S-receptor-like serine/threonine-protein kinase At2g19130, which translates into the protein MPQPSSMSLASIATLLHLAFTAGLAADTVSARRPLRGNDTVVSPQGKFELGFFSPGGSGRFYLGIWYKNVPEQTVIWVANRVNPLSTVAASSTELRVSSSSGNLELVGLTPSGSSGSATPAVVWSSNLSSSSSSSSSNVAVMRDNGNLVLLDGGDSNSTVLWQSFDHPTDTLVPEAWLGEDKVTGEYQTLTSWRNAEDPSPGMFTNTVDPYNGSSSEFFYLWNGSHAYWRSGVWTGRVFANVPEAVNNVLFNETYADTPAYRRVTSVLYDNATVTRLVMDLTGQTKQFIWVPATQSWQFFWAAPTVQCDVYALCGDFGVCNQRTQPPCQCPPGFAPAADRDWGLSDWTAGCRRTLPLQCGGNGSTDGFLELPDMKLPDDDDTALSMAAAQSKTDCELACLNNCSCQAYTFSAGGGGGCAVWHHGFRNLQQLFPGDAGGGGSSSSASSSLYLRLSESELRHLRGAKGRSKNRRWLAIGIVLACVAALGVSAVAAWILVSRRRRRAEMAKQQKGSSSLVVYSYGDLRSATSNFSERLGGGSFGSVYRGVLNGDGHTQVEVAVKKMEGLRQGDKQFRAEVNTLGLIQHVNLVRLLGFCCSGDDDDDGDKLLVYEYMPNGSLESYLAGSSCPSWRHRYGVMVGTARGLAYLHDGCRERIIHCDIKPENILLDGDFTPKIADFGMAKLVGRDFSRALTTMRGTVGYLAPEWISGMPISAKADVYSFGMVLFELISGRRNTATGEGRRRRRHGASSDADDDDEDREATTTFFPVWAAVRVAEGDTAAVADARLRGDVSEDELERACRVACWCIQDEEAHRPTMAQVVQALEGVVDVDMPPVPRALQHLATTTLT